CATTGGGCGATATATTTATTCAGTCGAATATGATGTGTTTCATTGGGCATTCGTTGTTCTTAGACATGAATGGTCTTTGTGGCAAGCTGGAAACTCGTGACAATATCGAGCATATTGGTGACATCGCCCACTTGTTTGTTGGCCGTCAGTCCAAAAAATTCCAGACATGTTCCACAGACAAGGATGGAAACACCTTCTTTTTCAAGCTCTTGCAAGGCTGCAAGACTCTTGCTGCCCTCAACTGCCAGCTTGACGCCGCCGTTAACCATGACAATACGCCACAAGTCGGTCCCGAGTTCTTTCAATGTGCTCACGAAATTGAACATGAGGCTGGAACCGAGTGTGTCGTCGCCAGTGCCCATGGTCTCGGCGGAAATGAAAACCAGGATTTTCTGGGCATCGAGATTTTCAATGTCCTGATGTGACATGATGGTACAGACTTCGCATTCAGCCGTTTTGGATCGATGGGCTGTCACGGTAAATTCAGTCCCTTCATGTGACGAGGTAACGTCGTAACCCTGCATTGTCAGAAAGCGGGAAACATTTTCCTTGGCCGCTTCATTGTCAACACAGACCGTCAGCAGTTCAGGGGCTTGATTCTCCAGAACTTCTTTTGTTTTCAGAACAGGTTGAGGGCAGGGTAGTCCCTGGCAATCGAGTGAAATTTCGGACATGATTTCTCCTTTGAACGGAAGAGCACCACAGGAACTGTGAGAGGTCAAATAGATAAACTGTATTTAATTTGAATCATGGAAAGATTTTTTTGATACAGGATCTTTTCTTGTCCTGCCTGCCTTGAGTCGCTATGAAGGCAGAACGGAGAGAGATGCATCATGAAAATACCTATTGATCCATTGCGGTTGGTCCCACTTGTTTCCGCTCTTTATAAAGGATGGCAAAAAACGTTGCGTTTTGACGTCGATGGCGATGTGAAGGCTTTTCTGGAAAAGAGCAAAGAAGGCACTCCATTCATTGTTGCCTTGTGGCATGGTGAATTATTCCCGCTGGCCGCGTATGTTCAGAATGTGGATTGTTCATTTGTCATTATGGTCAGTCAAAGCAAGGATGGAGAACTTATCTCCAGGTTTCTGGAACGCAATGGGCATATCACGGTTCGTGGTTCGAGTTCTCGTGGAGGTGTTCAGGCCTTGATTAAGGCTAAGCATCTAATGTTAAAAGAAAAATATTTGGGAGCGATTACCGTTGATGGCCCACGTGGACCACGTCATACCGTGAAAAATGGTATTTTTCTTCTCGCCCAAAAAACTGGAGCGCAGATTCTTCCCGTCCGAGCATTTGCCAATCGAGCGAAACGATTTCAATCATGGGATCGCTTTGTACTTCCCTATCCTTTTGCCACCTGTCAGCTTCGGATTGGGGAACCTCTGGAAGTCACAAAAGAGAAATTGGGGAAGGACGTGC
This DNA window, taken from Pseudodesulfovibrio sp. JC047, encodes the following:
- the yedF gene encoding sulfurtransferase-like selenium metabolism protein YedF, which translates into the protein MSEISLDCQGLPCPQPVLKTKEVLENQAPELLTVCVDNEAAKENVSRFLTMQGYDVTSSHEGTEFTVTAHRSKTAECEVCTIMSHQDIENLDAQKILVFISAETMGTGDDTLGSSLMFNFVSTLKELGTDLWRIVMVNGGVKLAVEGSKSLAALQELEKEGVSILVCGTCLEFFGLTANKQVGDVTNMLDIVTSFQLATKTIHV
- a CDS encoding lysophospholipid acyltransferase family protein, whose translation is MKIPIDPLRLVPLVSALYKGWQKTLRFDVDGDVKAFLEKSKEGTPFIVALWHGELFPLAAYVQNVDCSFVIMVSQSKDGELISRFLERNGHITVRGSSSRGGVQALIKAKHLMLKEKYLGAITVDGPRGPRHTVKNGIFLLAQKTGAQILPVRAFANRAKRFQSWDRFVLPYPFATCQLRIGEPLEVTKEKLGKDVLKRERERLERRLFDLGKDQEGEGDA